The following coding sequences lie in one Oryctolagus cuniculus chromosome 7, mOryCun1.1, whole genome shotgun sequence genomic window:
- the KIAA0040 gene encoding uncharacterized protein KIAA0040 homolog, protein MERISAFFSSMWDTILVKHQEGIFNTICLGILLGLPLLVLLTLVFICCHCCWSRPGKGSRPPEQSRGKKKRRKKDEEDLWISAQPKLLQMEKRPSLPV, encoded by the coding sequence ATGGAGAGGATCAGCGCCTTCTTCAGCTCCATGTGGGACACCATCTTGGTCAAACACCAGGAGGGCATCTTCAACACCATCTGCCTGGGCATCCTGCTGGGGCTGCCGCTGCTGGTGCTCCTCACCCTCGTCTTCAtctgctgccactgctgctggAGCCGGCCAGGCAAGGGCAGCCGGCCGCCAGAGCAGAGCCgggggaagaagaagaggaggaagaaggacgAGGAAGACCTCTGGATCTCAGCGCAGCCCAAGCTCCTGCAGATGGAGAAGAGGCCGTCTCTGCCCGTCTAG